In one window of Nerophis ophidion isolate RoL-2023_Sa linkage group LG05, RoL_Noph_v1.0, whole genome shotgun sequence DNA:
- the bmp2b gene encoding bone morphogenetic protein 2b, whose translation MVAVVSSLMVLLLAEVLMEGATGLIPEVGRRKYSDSGRQSPQQSESFLNEFELRLLNMFGLKRKPAPGKHAVVPQYMVDLYRMHSANGDHSTRRPKSMGKHAERAASKANTIRSFHHEESMEALASLKGKTTQQFYFNLTSVPEEELITSAELRIYRDQVRGIPPPSNSSNSSTAAGFHRINIYEIFGGPKTHSGEPLVRLLDTRLVQDSLSRWESFDVSPAVSQWTTGKGQNHGFMVEVHHPEDRGVNTEHTRSSSRHVRVSRSLHQDQDSWSQARPLLVTYGHDGRGDSVLHTREKRQAAVRKQRRKHQHKASCKRHALYVDFSDVGWNEWIVAPPGYRAFYCHGDCPFPLADHLNSTNHAIVQTLVNSVNSNIPRACCVPTDLSPISLLYLDEYEKVILKNYQDMVVEGCGCR comes from the exons ATGGTCGCCGTGGTCAGCTCTCTCATGGTTCTGCTGCTGGCTGAGGTGTTGATGGAAGGCGCGACGGGGCTCATCCCTGAGGTGGGCCGGCGGAAGTACAGCGACTCGGGGAGGCAGAGCCCGCAGCAGTCGGAAAGCTTCCTCAACGAGTTCGAGCTGCGACTCCTCAACATGTTCGGACTCAAGCGCAAGCCGGCGCCGGGCAAGCACGCCGTGGTGCCGCAATACATGGTGGACCTCTACCGCATGCACTCGGCAAACGGCGACCATAGCACCAGACGGCCCAAGAGCATGGGGAAACACGCCGAGAGGGCGGCCAGCAAGGCCAACACGATTAGAAGCTTTCACCACGAAG AGTCTATGGAGGCCCTGGCCAGTCTGAAAGGCAAAACCACCCAGCAGTTCTACTTCAACCTCACTTCTGTCCCTGAGGAGGAGCTCATCACCTCCGCAGAGCTTCGCATCTACAGGGATCAAGTCCGGGGAATCCCTCCCCCCAGCAACAGCAGCAACAGCTCGACTGCGGCAGGCTTTCATCGCATTAACATTTATGAGATATTCGGGGGCCCTAAAACTCACAGTGGGGAACCTCTAGTTCGCTTACTGGACACTCGGCTTGTCCAGGACTCTTTGAGCCGATGGGAGAGCTTCGATGTCAGCCCTGCTGTGTCTCAGTGGACCACTGGGAAGGGCCAGAACCACGGCTTCATGGTGGAGGTGCACCACCCAGAGGACCGGGGGGTGAACACCGAGCACACCCGGAGTAGTTCTAGACACGTTAGGGTGAGCCGGTCCCTGCACCAAGACCAAGACTCGTGGTCTCAAGCAAGGCCCCTGCTGGTGACGTATGGCCACGACGGCCGCGGAGACTCTGTGCTGCACACGCGGGAGAAGCGTCAGGCGGCAGTCCGCAAGCAGCGCCGGAAGCACCAGCACAAGGCCAGTTGCAAGAGGCACGCCCTCTACGTGGACTTCAGTGACGTGGGCTGGAATGAATGGATTGTGGCGCCCCCTGGCTACCGCGCTTTTTATTGTCATGGGGATTGTCCCTTCCCTCTCGCAGACCACCTCAATTCTACCAATCACGCCATTGTGCAGACGCTGGTCAACTCGGTCAACTCCAACATCCCCAGAGCTTGTTGTGTGCCCACTGACCTAAGCCCCATCTCTCTGCTTTACCTGGACGAATACGAAAAGGTCATCCTTAAAAACTACCAAGACATGGTTGTGGAGGGATGCGGCTGTCGGTGA